A genomic stretch from Bos javanicus breed banteng chromosome 3, ARS-OSU_banteng_1.0, whole genome shotgun sequence includes:
- the LOC133238743 gene encoding mucosal pentraxin: MEKLLLGVLLLAFLPEGMTQKDLRGKVFIFPEESDTAYVTLIPRVRKPLRSFTLCLKAFTDLTRPYSLFSYSTKSKDNELLLFVNKVGEYDLYIGNTKVTFKVPRPTYGPVHLCVSWESVSGIAELWVNSRPVGRKGLRRGYTVGQDARIILGQEQDSFGGKFDVKQSFVGEIWDVSLWDHVVSLKNLCFTCYTGNILNWRALIYRVKGYVVVKPKL, encoded by the coding sequence ACTTGAGAGGGAAGGTGTTTATTTTCcctgaagaatcagacacagcctATGTGACCCTGATCCCCAGGGTGAGGAAGCCGCTGAGGAGTTTCACTCTGTGCCTGAAAGCCTTCACAGACCTCACTCGCCCCTACAGCCTCTTCTCCTACAGCACTAAGTCTAAAGACAATGAGCTGCttctctttgtcaacaaagtgggAGAGTACGATCTGTACATCGGGAACACTAAGGTCACTTTCAAGGTCCCCCGACCCACTTACGGCCCGGTCCATCTCTGTGTCAGCTGGGAGTCTGTCTCTGGGATTGCTGAACTCTGGGTGAACAGCAGGCCCGTGGGGAGGAAGGGCTTGAGGAGAGGGTACACTGTGGGACAAGATGCAAGAATCATCTTGGGACAGGAGCAAGATTCATTTGGGGGAAAATTTGATGTCAAACAGTCCTTTGTTGGGGAGATCTGGGATGTGTCCTTGTGGGATCATGTGGTCTCCTTAAAGAACTTGTGCTTCACCTGTTACACCGGCAACATCTTGAACTGGAGGGCCCTGATTTATCGAGTTAAGGGCTATGTGGTGGTGAAGCCCAAGTTGTAG